In Chlamydia gallinacea 08-1274/3, the sequence TAATTTAATAAAGATTTTTTTTATTTGTGGTCTTTTGAACAGGCATTGACTTTTTGCATACAAGGAGTTAAGTTGGGCAAGAAGTTTTTTTGTTAATCCAACAAGAAACAGCGTTTCTTTGGGACACTATGGGTGGGGATGAGAAAATGAAGCGAACATATGTAAATAGAGAAGATATTGTCATACTAGCTAAGCTTTCTGCTTTGGAGCTCAGTGAAGAACTTATACAAGAGTACAGTACTTCATTGAATGATGTTATCCACACAATGGAGGAAACTATCTCTATGGATGTCACGGATATTGTTGATGATCTTCCCTTAGTTCATGTCGTGGGTCCCGAAGATTTACGGGAAGATGTAGTAGCTTCTAATTTCTCAAGAGAAGAGTTTCTCGCTAATGTCCCAGAATCTTTAGGGGGCTTGGTGAAGGTCCCTACAATAATTAAATAGAGAAAGATGTAGGAAGCTATGTATCAAAAGAGTGCCTTAGAGTTAAGAAATGCTGTGGTTCAAGGAGAGACTTCGGCTACAGCGATAGTTAGTTGTTTTTATAGCAGGATACAAGAAGAGGATAGCCACATAGGAGCCTTTCTCTCTCTATGTCAGGAGAGAGCATATGAAAAAGCTGCTCGTATTGATGAAAAGCGTGCGCAAGGAAAACCTTTAGGAAAATTGGCTGGGGTTCCCATAGGAATTAAGGATAACATCCATGTTGCTGGTTTGCACACAACATGCGCTTCAAAAATGTTGGAAAATTATGTAGCTCCGTTTGATGCTACAGTAGTAGAACGTATAGAAGCAGAGGATGGCATTATTCTTGGGAAACTCAATATGGATGAGTTTGCTATGGGATCCACAACACAATACTCTGCTTTTCATCCTACGAAAAATCCTTGGGATCTTTCTTGTGTTCCTGGGGGTTCCTCAGGGGGATCTGCCGCAGCAGTAGCCGCAAGGTTCTGTCCTATAACTTTAGGCTCAGACACTGGGGGATCGATACGTCAGCCTGCCGCATTTTGTGGCGTAGTGGGATTTAAACCTTCTTACGGCGCTGTATCGCGTTATGGTTTAGTTGCTTTTGGTTCTTCTTTAGATCAGATAGGTCCTTTAACGACAGTTGTGGAAGACGTAGCTCTTGCTATGGATGTCTTTGCAGGTAAAGATGATCGAGATCTCACATCTCAGCATTTCTTCACAGGATCATTTCATGAAGCATTATCTTTAGAAGTTCCACAGTTAATTGGTGTTCCTAATAGATTTTTAGAGGGATTACGAGAGGATATCAAAGAGAATTTCGTTGCCTCTTTAAAGGTTTTAGAAAGTCAAGGCAGCCGGATTGTTGATATTGATTTAGATATTTTACGCCATGCTGTTTCTGTGTATTATATTCTAGCTTCTGCGGAAGCAAGTGCCAACCTAGCACGGTTTGATGGGATTCGCTATGGTTATAGGTCTCCAGAAGCAAAAACTATAGAGGATGTTTATACGTTTTCCCGAGGTCAAGGATTTGGCAAGGAAGTCATGCGGAGAATTCTTTTAGGAAACTACGTATTATCTGCAGAAAGACAAAGCGTATACTATAAAAAAGGTTCGGCTGTACGAGCAAAAATTATACAAGCTTTTCAGAAGGCTTATGAATTATGTGATGTCATTGCTATGCCCGTATGTTCTTGCCCTGCATTTCCTTTTGGTGAAATTTTAGATCCTGTATCTCTATATCTTCAGGATATTTATACTGTAGCAGTGAACCTTGCTTATCTACCGGCTATCGCTGTTCCTTCCGGATTTTCTCAAGAAGGCCTGCCCTTAGGATTTCAAATTATTGGGAAACACGGGCAAGATCAGCAAGTGTGTCAGGTGGGCTATAGTTTTCAAGAACATAGTGGAATAAAAAATATTTATCCTAAAGAATATAAGAAAATTCTTGATGGAGGGGTAAAATCATGAGCAATGTTTATGCTGATTGGGAATCCGTCATAGGTTTGGAAGTACACGTAGAATTGAATACAGCATCCAAGTTATTTAGTGGAGCTCGTAATCGTTTTGGTGATGAACCTAATACCAATATCTCTCCTGTATGTACGGGATTGCCTGGAACATTACCCGTCTTAAATAAGGAAGCAGTGCGAAAAGCCGTT encodes:
- the gatC gene encoding Asp-tRNA(Asn)/Glu-tRNA(Gln) amidotransferase subunit GatC, producing MKRTYVNREDIVILAKLSALELSEELIQEYSTSLNDVIHTMEETISMDVTDIVDDLPLVHVVGPEDLREDVVASNFSREEFLANVPESLGGLVKVPTIIK
- the gatA gene encoding Asp-tRNA(Asn)/Glu-tRNA(Gln) amidotransferase subunit GatA — protein: MYQKSALELRNAVVQGETSATAIVSCFYSRIQEEDSHIGAFLSLCQERAYEKAARIDEKRAQGKPLGKLAGVPIGIKDNIHVAGLHTTCASKMLENYVAPFDATVVERIEAEDGIILGKLNMDEFAMGSTTQYSAFHPTKNPWDLSCVPGGSSGGSAAAVAARFCPITLGSDTGGSIRQPAAFCGVVGFKPSYGAVSRYGLVAFGSSLDQIGPLTTVVEDVALAMDVFAGKDDRDLTSQHFFTGSFHEALSLEVPQLIGVPNRFLEGLREDIKENFVASLKVLESQGSRIVDIDLDILRHAVSVYYILASAEASANLARFDGIRYGYRSPEAKTIEDVYTFSRGQGFGKEVMRRILLGNYVLSAERQSVYYKKGSAVRAKIIQAFQKAYELCDVIAMPVCSCPAFPFGEILDPVSLYLQDIYTVAVNLAYLPAIAVPSGFSQEGLPLGFQIIGKHGQDQQVCQVGYSFQEHSGIKNIYPKEYKKILDGGVKS